Genomic window (Pseudomonas hydrolytica):
TGCCTCTCTGACACGAAAGGCTAGGCGCCAGCAGGCTGCCGAAAAAGAGTATCACGAGGCATATCCGCGGCCTATTGTCGACAACCTGTTACCTAGACAGTCTCCAGAGAAACCAGACTATTCGGTTACTCCTAAACGCTTCACTCGTGAGGGCGGAAATGAATAGCGATCATGTTAGGCTCGACGTACAGACGTTCATACATGCGGACATCAACACTCGGATCGGTGCCGTGCAGCAAGAACTCTGGATCGATAATAATTCAAGCGAAGCTGTTTTTCGCATTATGAACAACATCCATGCCGTACCTGATCGGCTTAGTGCGCCTGCCCTACTTGTAGTTGGACCTGGTGGGTCTGGAAAGACCGCCATTATATCCAAAATACCGCAGCGCGTTAACGGTAGCGATGGTCTGATATTCATTTCCATGGCTGAGTCGCCCGAGCTACATGTAAAGAAGAATCTGAGAGCTGAATTTGCCCACGCTTTAGGCATTCCCCTCATGCCTGGGAGCGGCGCCAAAGGTGGATCAGAATTTCCAAACGAGATTCGAGAAGTGATTCGACTTAGGAAGATATGGGGCGTGGTAATAGATGAATTTCACGACGCGCTGCTTCGTTCCAAGCAAGAGCAGAGAATTAATATGTCCATTTTGAAAAAGCTGCTTGGCTCAGAATATGGTTTGAAATTGTTCTGCTTTGGCACGGTAAGCGCTCGAAATGCTCTGCGATCAAATGATGAGTTTAAACGGCGCTTCCATGAAGTAATCCTAAAAGATTGGAATGAGGACGAGGAGTTTAGGGCTTTTTTGTTCGAAATCGAAGAGTCTCTGCCATTAAAGCAACCATCTCATTTGTACTCCGAAACGATGGTAAAGGCCATATTGTCCATCACAAATGGTCGAATGGATAAAACCCTTGAAATAATCAGAAGTGCTGCATGTTATGCGATTAAACTAGGGGTCGAGCAGGTGAACATAGATATGTTGCAGCGAGCGAATATGAATCCTTGGGGATACTAGGCATGCTATTTTTTGGCCTGCCTGCTGCGGGTGTTGACGAAACACTTTCTTCGTGGCTATTTCGCTGCAGCGTCAGCCGCCATGTTCAGAATTTCAAGCGCATTGGACTTTCTGAGAAACCTACTAGTTGGTGGGAGGGGCTGGAAATTAAATCTATTGATCCAGATGTTGATTATTTAGAGGCCAGCAAACGCTTCGCTCGAAATATGAATGTTTCGTTTCATGGAAATTTTGAACAGTTTTTTTCGTTCAAAAGAAGCGATGTTGTTGATTGGAGATATCGTCGTTTTTTCTGTCCAGATTGCCTTCGGGCTGATGTGGCTAATGGTCGATTGCCGATGTGGAGAAAGAGCTGGTGTTATGCGCATTCCTCGATTTGTATGATGCACGGAAAGCATCTAGAGTCGCTGAATGATGCGTCAAGGTATTCGAAGGCCTGGGAAGCTTTTGCTAATATTTGTAATTCTGTCCCAAGAGGAGATGCTAATGTAGGGTGGAGCGGAGGGGGATTCTGGTCTGCTACTGTTTCTAGAGTTGAGAGTTCCATGATCAACTGTGTTGGCGGCGAACGCACCATTCAGCAGGAACTATTTAATAAGTTGTTTGGTATTTTTCTTCAAGCTCCTTATCGCAATGGTCGGGGAGGGGCGGCGCGAATTAACTTTTATATAGAGAAAGGTGTTCGATTCGCCGCACCTACTTCTCTAGAGCACAGCGTCTCAATCGGCCCATCTACTGCCGACCCTTCTAGTCGAATCGGAAGCTTCGTACTGGCCGCGATATTGCTCGATGCCCTTCCTCTTTCGAGATACAGTTTAATTACAAAGATTTTTGAGGATGGACGGAGTGGCGTAGTTTTGCCGAGAGATATCCATCTGGCTGCAGCATTTCCATCTGTCGACAGGGTGGGCTATCAGGCTCTTCGACGGATTCTTGGATATGTGCCTATGGGGAGGTTTCCGCTTCTGGATAGACACCTCCAGCTGCAACAAGATCGATATGTTCGAGACGGGGCGTTTGATGGCCATTCTCTGGGAGATTCGGCTCACCAGCAACAATAGAGTTTCAGGGCTTGTTCGCAATCTTGTCGCACCATTCCTTCTCCGACTTTTGAAGCTCACGCTGGAAAGCTTCATCAAGCAGGCTCGGTTTCTTCTTCCAGGGCTTTTTGCTGGACTCAATTTGCGCGGCATAGAGAACAACCTCGCCGCCGGCGCCTTCATATTCCTCTGCCTTGCGTGAGAGAATCTCTCGTAGTTCGTCTTTCGTTGGCATTGATACTCCTGTTGCGGGTAGCCCCCTAGGGCGGCAGTCGCCTTTACTCGCTCTTTTAAGGCGCTAATTCATTCTCTGGCGGCGATACCTTCGCGAGTAGCTTCAATTGGTCAGTTATTTCGGCTAGCCGTTCTTGCAGGTTCTGTACTTGCTGTGTTTGCGCTGTGCAGGCTTCATCGAATTGCGCCACTTCCCCCCGCAGAGCCTGACACTGCCGCTCAAGCGTGTCATTCGTGTGCTCCATATCGGTCAGAGTGCTTTGAGCGCTCTCCAGAGCCTGGTCCCTCAGCGCGAGGAGCTGCTCCAGCGCATGCTGATCTTTCTGATGCTGCCGTGCCTCCGTGACCAGCCTTGCATTGTCGCGATTCAGCTGAGTCAGTTCGTCCTGCTTGATCATCAGCGTTTGTTGCAGCTGGCGTATCTCGACCTGAAGCTGGCTGGTCTGGGTTTCATGGCGGCGCTGCTCCTGCTCACGCTGCTCCTTGCTGGCCTGGCGGTAATGCTCCATGCCATCACGAGCGTGCTGATGCATGTCTTCGAGCGACTGGATCCGCTCGTCGCGCTCCCGCACTCGCACCTGCAGATCCTGCAGGGATTGCACCATCCGGGCGTTATCGACTTCTACGGCCTGGCGCTGTTGTTGCTCCTGGAGAGTCAACTCTTGGGCCGCTTGCAGCTGTAGAGTCAGGCCTGAGCACTGTGACTCTAGGTCTCGCATCCTGGCCTCGAGCACGGCCGATTGCTGATGTACTGCCGCGCGCTCGCGTAGCAGCGTTTTGTGGGCCTGGGCCACGGACTGCTGAGCCTCTTGCTTCAATTGATCCAGAAGCTGCTCGATGAGGCCAGTTAGCGTAGTGCTCAGCACATCGCTGGAGATAGCCTGTTCGACGCTTTCCAGCTCCTTCAAATAGCGGTGGATGGTGGTCTTGGAACCGGTGTTGCCCAGCTCGATACGCACCGCATCAATGCTGGGATGAATGCCGCGGGCGAGGAGGGCATTCCTGGCTTTCTGCACGATCGCTTTGTTGATGCCGCCGCGGGCCATAAGTGGAACTCCTGACGATTTCGTTCTGTGGTATGTACCATGTAGATACATAGCACTTTATCAAATATTTTCTCTCTGCTCCGCTCGTGATCTAGAATTGGGTAATCACGAATTATCCAAGGTGAAGCGGCTTTTTCGTCGTTTGGCAGTCGCTCACCGGTACACCAAGGGGATGAGCTCAGATGAGCCAGGAGATTGAGCGGTACCTGCAGGCCGGCACCCGCGCCAACACGCGGCGCAGCTACCAGCAGGCGCTCGAGCACTTCGAGGTGACCTGGGGTGGCTTCTTGCCGGCGACCAGCGATGCCATCGTGCGCTACCTGGTCGACCACGCCGCCACGCTGTCCAGCAACACGCTCAAGCTGCGCCTGGCAGCCCTGGCGCAGTGGCATGTCAGTCAGGGTTTTCCGGATCCAACCAAGACCCCACTGGTCCGTCAGGTCCTCAAAGGCATCCGTACGCTGCATCCGCGTCAGGAGAAGCAGGCCGAACCCTTGCAGCTGCGCCAGCTCGAGCAGTGTGTGCTGTGGTTGGAGCAGGCCGAGGGGAGAGCACGAGCGGAGGACGACTGGCCGCGGTTGCTGCGCTGTTGCCGCGACCGTGCACTGGTTCTGATTGGCTTCTGGCGGGCGTTCCGCAGTGATGAGTTGTGCCGCCTGCAAGTCG
Coding sequences:
- a CDS encoding TniB family NTP-binding protein, which gives rise to MQQELWIDNNSSEAVFRIMNNIHAVPDRLSAPALLVVGPGGSGKTAIISKIPQRVNGSDGLIFISMAESPELHVKKNLRAEFAHALGIPLMPGSGAKGGSEFPNEIREVIRLRKIWGVVIDEFHDALLRSKQEQRINMSILKKLLGSEYGLKLFCFGTVSARNALRSNDEFKRRFHEVILKDWNEDEEFRAFLFEIEESLPLKQPSHLYSETMVKAILSITNGRMDKTLEIIRSAACYAIKLGVEQVNIDMLQRANMNPWGY
- a CDS encoding TniQ family protein, which encodes MLFFGLPAAGVDETLSSWLFRCSVSRHVQNFKRIGLSEKPTSWWEGLEIKSIDPDVDYLEASKRFARNMNVSFHGNFEQFFSFKRSDVVDWRYRRFFCPDCLRADVANGRLPMWRKSWCYAHSSICMMHGKHLESLNDASRYSKAWEAFANICNSVPRGDANVGWSGGGFWSATVSRVESSMINCVGGERTIQQELFNKLFGIFLQAPYRNGRGGAARINFYIEKGVRFAAPTSLEHSVSIGPSTADPSSRIGSFVLAAILLDALPLSRYSLITKIFEDGRSGVVLPRDIHLAAAFPSVDRVGYQALRRILGYVPMGRFPLLDRHLQLQQDRYVRDGAFDGHSLGDSAHQQQ
- a CDS encoding DNA-binding protein, yielding MARGGINKAIVQKARNALLARGIHPSIDAVRIELGNTGSKTTIHRYLKELESVEQAISSDVLSTTLTGLIEQLLDQLKQEAQQSVAQAHKTLLRERAAVHQQSAVLEARMRDLESQCSGLTLQLQAAQELTLQEQQQRQAVEVDNARMVQSLQDLQVRVRERDERIQSLEDMHQHARDGMEHYRQASKEQREQEQRRHETQTSQLQVEIRQLQQTLMIKQDELTQLNRDNARLVTEARQHQKDQHALEQLLALRDQALESAQSTLTDMEHTNDTLERQCQALRGEVAQFDEACTAQTQQVQNLQERLAEITDQLKLLAKVSPPENELAP
- a CDS encoding site-specific integrase; translation: MSQEIERYLQAGTRANTRRSYQQALEHFEVTWGGFLPATSDAIVRYLVDHAATLSSNTLKLRLAALAQWHVSQGFPDPTKTPLVRQVLKGIRTLHPRQEKQAEPLQLRQLEQCVLWLEQAEGRARAEDDWPRLLRCCRDRALVLIGFWRAFRSDELCRLQVEHIQVRAGEGMQLFLPWSKGDRDNQGQTFSAPALARLCPVQAYVDWISVAGIARGPVFRGIDRWGHLGEQGLHPNSIVPLMRAVLQAAGLPSELYSSHSLRRGFATWATRSGWDLKALMQYVGWSDGQSALRYVESTGVFPGQLSALQHISNWPEGLP